The Plasmodium knowlesi strain H genome assembly, chromosome: 14 genome has a segment encoding these proteins:
- a CDS encoding phospholipid-transporting ATPase, putative, producing MVDDEELKRLRFVLSKKVGRIKYFFSYMFYKIFSHFYNKKNKKRERFVNIHGRTSPQFFCDNKIRSTKYTVITFIPLFLFYQFSDFLNLFYLCVSLLQIIPIFNTGYVFTFVAPLIFIILVSLINEVVDDLKRFIKDLENNNEIYYTLLENGNFEKIYSKDIKVGDIILIKSKQRAPADCILLRNLSKNEEYTFKVEEKKFFGSIKLNKNSNVYNKINKNYYHFNKNIDNELIDDRYNESNNNLSETSNHQLFSENEKSLNGAKEKKFLLKDKPEKSGHKNDMNSSGELANFEKKKKKKKKKKKKKLKNRNLKNKDAGAGGSTETANYTYVKTDKIDGETDWKIKYPISIFQNLKKLKDFFTIDILFILEQPKNDIYKIEGSFVIFKYNPHGDFQKEENNNTMGMSDNPLMNYSFDMIRDGEVDLERGNRGGVAKAGEPAYGEEDNDDDDDDDEDDDDDEEDDEDDDDDGEDDEDERRKELELENVADGNEKGVHHKGYVNLAEKDTDYVYSNNRKEKKMNNEMVKFNDLEKGAVVGVGGSGGTMSGQNRGVIENYNCTKNNAKKSGNYVAETSMCSVFNNEDNFNFYNVSYRKKLTYDNFILFNSVITSSDVLCLVIYTGSDTRVNMSTQISKIKRGMIDNKLNMITLFLFLILALFSMYMCTVKLNNLWYLNFIRFVLLFSSVIPISLSVNLNIAKIYYTLVIQKDKEIETTIIKNSAIIENFGDVDYIFTDKTGTLTENVMVLKVIHIGLDVIHAENEKNNMLQGNMENKGKGNFNKHMLSYDLDDLNEDVDGSSFYLGSNYSKNERRNKYSGNKNELSALRQLNKTVNPMDRINILHDEENIDEENLDYENFDFGNFNEHSAGSKSGFSQNNYRSANLKPFKQNSLAMSTSVSGGGLGQRRNDIHKKNSVHLEKKKKVEQMVDEFLKYKLDPLDYYNDNVEDVEFLKKHRVFQTFLSFLICNNIRTLAKESNNDGDSNGSVNGTANGSANDSTNASANGGDSKEKDKVKKKKGEKETDTQKNFYYILKVNRKNKKENKKKKEKHMDSSSGAFSYDKKNLESNSSEDSETFSHSDVSYQCSSPDELAFLKYATNCGFILRKKTASRIEIKYKNLVMEYDILLHIPFSSETKRMSIFVRNVKNRNIYFFIKGADNILIKKCHEKYKTFIYEESDHLSNLGLRVLVHGFLNIEEQFFHTFSNLYNKNKDVKGQLENILDYVEKNIKVLAITGVEDKLQEGVGKTIEMLYNSGIKVWVLTGDKIETAICICKNANIKKKKHNIYIFRHENIKSTSNLIRDFNSILSNIDSYVLFFDNIIIQNCIKYIPNAFVDFAANARAVVCCRCSPIEKKEIALLIKTIRRKKILCIGDGGNDVAMIQAADIGIGVLGKEGKQVVHDSDIIVSKFKNIKKLILYYGNNTFLQTSSLCSFLIHRGFVLTYLQFIYSYIFFSIPVSIFQGWLQIGYTTYYTTAPFLSLLLDVKIKKNLIYLYPEIYKNKKHKRKLDLKSFFIIVWISIFQGTVVMLGALKLFNDNYNNLINISFSSLIVLEIMNIHLEVESWHPLMISANICSFIVYIFSMFILRNYFDIMQIMSVMFWYKVILIVLFAWLPFFIIKKVKNILTPSQFFKLA from the exons ATGGTGGATGACGAGGAGCTAAAGAGGCTCAGGTTCGTCCTGAGCAAAAAGGTGGGGCGAataaaatactttttttcgtacatgttctacaaaatattcagccatttttataacaagaaaaataaaaaacgagaAAGGTTTGTAAATATACATGGAAGGACGAGTCCCCAATTTTTCTGTGACAATAAAATTAGGAGTACAAAGTACACAGTAATCACATTTATtcctctctttttattttaccaaTTCTcggattttttaaatttattttatttgtgtgTTTCTTTGCTACAAATAATTCCGATATTCAACACTGGATATGTGTTCACCTTTGTGGCCCCAttaattttcatcattcttgTAAGTCTAATCAACGAAGTGGTTGACGATTTGAAGCGGTTTATAAAGGACCTTGAGAATAACAACGAAATTTATTACACCCTTTTGGAGAACGGGaatttcgaaaaaatatactCCAAGGATATAAAAGTCGGAGATATCATTTTGATAAAATCCAAGCAGAGAGCCCCGGCGGATTGTATTTTGTTACGTAATTtaagtaaaaatgaagaatatacTTTTAAggtggaggagaagaaatttttcGGCAGTAtaaaattgaacaaaaattCCAACGTGTACAACAAAATTAACAAGAACTACTaccattttaataaaaatattgataACGAATTGATTGATGATCGATATAACGAGTCAAACAACAACTTGAGCGAAACGAGCAATCATCAACTCTTtagtgaaaatgaaaaatctcTAAACGgagcgaaagaaaaaaaatttcttttaaaagacAAGCCAGAGAAAAGTGGTCATAAAAATgatatgaacagttcaggcGAATTAGctaattttgaaaagaaaaaaaaaaaaaaaaaaaaaaaaaagaaaaagaaattaaagaatagaaatttaaaaaacaaagacGCAGGTGCAGGTGGATCGACCGAAACGGCCAATTATACGTATGTCAAAACGGACAAAATTGATGGTGAAACGGACTGGAAAATTAAGTACCCAATTAGCATCTtccaaaatttaaaaaagttgaaaGATTTCTTCACCATTGATATTCTGTTCATCCTGGAGCAGCCCAAAAATGACATTTATAAAATTGAGGGTTCTTTCGTCATATTCAAGTATAACCCGCATGGCGACTtccagaaggaagaaaacaataACACCATGGGAATGAGTGACAACCCGTTGATGAACTATTCCTTCGACATGATCAGGGACGGGGAGGTCGACTTGGAGCGCGGCAATCGCGGCGGAGTGGCCAAGGCGGGTGAGCCCGCATACGGTGAGGAGGACAacgatgacgatgatgatgacgacgaagacgatgatgatgatgaggaagatgatgaagacgatgatgatgacggcgaggatgatgaggatgaacGCCGAAAGGAACTCGAATTGGAAAACGTTGCTGACGGCAATGAAAAAGGAGTGCATCATAAGGGCTATGTAAATTTGGCGGAAAAGGACACAGACTACGTGTACAGCAAtaacaggaaggaaaaaaagatgaacaaTGAAATGGTGAAATTCAACGACCTGGAAAAGGGAGCAGTTGTAGGAGTAGGTGGCTCAGGAGGTACTATGTCGGGTCAAAACAGAGGAGTTATTGAAAATTATAActgcacaaaaaataatgcaaaaaaaagtggaaactATGTTGCAGAGACGAGCATGTGTAGTGTCTTTAATAATGAAGacaatttcaatttttacaatGTCAGCTATAGAAAGAAATTAACTTACGacaactttattctttttaactCTGTGATTACGAGTTCAGATGTGCTTTGTTTAGTTATTTACACCGGAAGTGATACAAGAGTGAATATGAGTACACAGattagcaaaataaaaagaggaatgatAGACAATAAGTTGAATATGATAAcgttatttttgtttttaattctcGCGTTATTCtccatgtacatgtgtacggTGAAGTTGAATAATCTGTGGTACTTGAATTTTATTCGTTTCGTTTTGCTGTTCTCATCCGTCATCCCTATATCTTTAAGTGTTAATTTAAATATCGCTAAAATTTATTACACTTTGGTGATTCAGAAGGATAAGGAAATCGAAACCACAATTATAAAGAACAGCGCAATTATAGAAAACTTTGGTGATGTGGACTACATTTTCACGGACAAGACGGGAACACTCACAGAAAATGTAATGGTCCTTAAAGTTATACATATCGGCTTGGATGTTATCCATgcggaaaatgaaaagaataatatGCTACAGGGaaatatggaaaataaagggaaaggaaatttcAACAAGCATATGCTATCATACGACTTGGATGATTTAAACGAAGATGTGGATGGCTCGTCTTTTTACTTAGGATCCAACTACTCGAAGAACGAACGAAGGAATAAGTACAgtggaaacaaaaatgaactgtCAGCCTTGAGGCAACTAAACAAAACAGTGAACCCTATGGATCGTATCAATATTCTCCATGATGAGGAAAACATTGATGAAGAGAATTTggattatgaaaattttgattTCGGAAATTTTAATGAACATTCGGCAGGCTCCAAATCAGGCTTTTCTCAGAATAACTACCGAAGTGCAAACTTAAAACCTTTCAAGCAGAACAGCTTGGCTATGAGTACGAGCGTATCAGGGGGAGGTTTGGGACAGAGGAGGAACGACATTCATAAAAAGAACTCTGTTCatttggagaagaagaaaaaagtggaacaaaTGGTGGACGAATTTTTGAAGTACAAGTTGGATCCCCTAGATTATTACAATGACAATGTGGAAGATGTAGAGTTCTTGAAGAAGCACCGTGTATTCCAGacatttttgtctttccttATATGCAACAATATAAGAACTCTGGCAAAGGAGAGCAACAATGACGGAGATTCCAACGGTAGTGTAAATGGCACTGCAAATGGTAGTGCAAATGACAGTACAAATGCCAGTGCCAACGGTGGGGATAgcaaagaaaaggataaggtaaagaaaaaaaagggggagaaggaaacaGACACACAGAAAAATTTCTACTACATATTAAAAGTTaatcgaaaaaataagaaggaaaataaaaagaagaaagagaaacaTATGGATAGTAGTAGTGGAGCCTTTTCTTATGACAAAAAGAATTTGGAGTCTAACAGTTCCGAAGATTCTGAAACATTTTCACACTCGGATGTGAGTTATCAATGTTCCTCTCCAGACGAGTTGGCGTTCCTAAAATATGCTACCAACTGTGGCTTCATCTTGAGGAAGAAAACTGCCAGCAGgatagaaataaaatataaaaacctAGTCATGGAGTACGACATTCTGTTGCACATCCCATTCTCATCCGAAACAAAGCGAATGAGTATTTTCGTGCGCAACGTGAAGAATAGAAACATTTACTTCTTCATTAAAGGGGCAGATAACATTTTAATAAAGAAGTGTCATGAGAAGTATAAAACATTCATTTATGAAGAGAGTGATCATCTGTCCAACTTGGGTCTGCGTGTCCTGGTGCATGGGTTTTTAAACATAGAGGAGCAGTTCTTCCATACCTTCTCCAATTTGTACAACAAGAATAAAGATGTCAAGGGGCAATTGGAGAATATTTTGGACTACGTCGAGAAGAACATCAAGGTTCTGGCCATAACAGGTGTGGAGGACAAGTTGCAGGAG GGCGTGGGAAAGACCATTGAGATGCTCTACAACAGTGGAATCAAGGTGTGGGTTCTAACCGGAGACAAAATAGAAACAGCCATCTGCATCTGCAAGAACGCCAAcattaagaagaagaagcataacatatacatattcagGCACGAAAATATTAAGAGCACCTCCAACCTCATAAGAGACTTTAACTCCATCTTAAGTAACATAGATTCGTATGTTCTCTTCTTTGACAACATTATAATTCAAAACTGTATCAAGTACATTCCTAATGCGTTCGTGGATTTTGCGGCGAATGCGCGAGCAGTG GTTTGTTGCAGGTGTAGCCCTAtcgagaagaaagaaattgcTCTTCTAATAAAAACCattaggaggaagaaaatcctGTGCATCGGAGATGGAGGAAATGACGTGGCCATGATCCAGGCCGCGGACATTGGCATTGGTGTtttaggaaaagaaggaaaacaagtTGTGCACGACAGTGATATAATTGTCTCAAAGTTTAAGAACATAAAGAAGCTCATTCTGTACTATGGAAACAACACCTTTTTGCAAACCTCATCTCTTTGCTCTTTTCTGATACACAGGGGATTCGTCCTCACCTACCTACAGTTTATTTAcagctacatttttttcagcaTACCGGTGTCTATCTTTCAG ggATGGTTGCAAATTGGCTACACGACATATTACACCACAGCGCCATTTCTGTCTCTTCTGTTGgatgtgaaaataaaaaagaacttgATATACCTGTACCCggaaatatacaaaaataaaaagcacaAGAGAAAGCTGGATTTGAAGTCATTCTTTATCATTGTGTggatttccattttccag GGTACCGTGGTCATGCTCGGGGCGTTGAAGTTGTTCAACGATAACTATAATAACCTCATTAACATATCCTTTTCGTCTCTCATCGTTTTGGAGATAATGAACATTCACCTGGAGGTGGAGTCATG GCACCCGTTGATGATATCAGCCAACATCTGCTCCTTCATCGTCTACATCTTTTCGATGTTTATCCTGAGGAACTATTTCGACATCATGCAAATTATGTCGGTCATGTTTTGGTACAAAGTTATATTGATCGTCCTGTTCGCGtggcttccttttttcataattaaaa